From a single Pseudobutyrivibrio xylanivorans genomic region:
- the lepB gene encoding signal peptidase I: MIREIISVVINVLICFAVVFVITQFIGQRTVVSGSSMEDTLSDGDNLIVDKVSYKLHDPERFDVVVFPYQYEEDTYYIKRIIGLPGESVRIDGGGNIYVNDQLLTENYGTETILNPGLANTEIYLGPGEYFVLGDNRNNSTDSRFEAVGNIKGDDIVGKAWLRVYPFNSFGLVDNIE, encoded by the coding sequence ATCATCAGAGAAATTATTAGCGTAGTAATAAATGTTTTAATTTGTTTTGCAGTTGTATTTGTTATCACTCAGTTCATCGGACAGAGAACTGTTGTTAGTGGTTCTTCAATGGAGGATACACTTTCTGATGGGGACAATCTTATTGTTGATAAGGTAAGCTACAAGCTCCATGATCCAGAGCGTTTTGATGTAGTTGTTTTTCCGTATCAGTATGAGGAGGATACTTACTATATCAAGCGAATCATTGGACTTCCTGGAGAATCTGTGAGAATTGATGGTGGCGGAAATATCTATGTTAACGATCAGCTTCTTACTGAAAATTATGGAACAGAGACTATTTTAAATCCTGGTTTGGCAAATACAGAAATTTATCTTGGACCAGGCGAGTATTTTGTTCTCGGAGACAATCGAAACAACAGTACAGATTCAAGATTCGAAGCTGTTGGAAATATAAAGGGAGATGATATTGTTGGTAAGGCATGGCTTAGAGTGTATCCATTCAATAGTTTTGGCCTTGTAGACAATATTGAATAG
- a CDS encoding ribonuclease HII, which produces MSEKKITDIQREYKDTELDALPSFIEEYISDGRPGVSKIIGQAQKRMEKLRVERERIERLKEYERKYWDKFDFIGGIDEVGRGPLAGPVVTACVILPKDCDILYINDSKKLTAAKRDELYEEIMSKAISVGIGAASEQRIDEINILQATYEAMRQAISECSVEPQVLLNDAVTIPSVTIPQVPIIKGDAKSITIGAASIIAKVTRDRMMVEYDSIYPEYHFANNKGYGSQEHIEALKKYGPCPIHRRSFIGNFV; this is translated from the coding sequence ATGAGCGAGAAGAAAATTACCGATATTCAAAGAGAATATAAAGATACTGAGTTGGATGCGCTTCCATCATTTATAGAGGAATATATTAGTGATGGTCGTCCTGGTGTTTCAAAAATCATTGGTCAGGCTCAGAAGCGTATGGAAAAGCTTAGAGTTGAGCGTGAGAGAATTGAACGCCTAAAGGAATATGAGCGCAAATACTGGGATAAATTCGATTTTATTGGTGGTATTGATGAGGTAGGCAGAGGACCTCTCGCTGGTCCTGTAGTTACAGCCTGCGTTATTTTGCCAAAGGACTGTGATATTCTTTACATTAATGATTCAAAGAAGCTTACTGCTGCAAAGCGTGATGAGCTATATGAGGAGATTATGTCAAAGGCAATCTCGGTTGGCATTGGAGCTGCCTCAGAACAGCGTATCGACGAGATCAACATCCTTCAGGCAACCTATGAGGCAATGCGTCAGGCTATTTCAGAATGCAGTGTTGAGCCACAGGTACTTTTGAACGATGCTGTTACAATACCATCTGTAACAATCCCTCAGGTTCCTATCATCAAGGGTGATGCAAAGTCTATCACAATTGGTGCTGCCAGCATTATTGCCAAGGTTACAAGGGATAGAATGATGGTTGAATACGATTCTATTTATCCAGAATATCATTTTGCAAACAATAAGGGCTATGGCTCACAGGAGCACATTGAGGCTTTGAAAAAGTATGGCCCTTGTCCTATTCACAGAAGGTCATTTATTGGTAACTTTGTCTAA
- the trmD gene encoding tRNA (guanosine(37)-N1)-methyltransferase TrmD, with amino-acid sequence MKYYILTLFPEMIEDALNTSILGRAKNAGAISFEAVNIRDYTLDKHKKVDDYPYGGGAGMVMQAQPIYDAYQAICKKAGHKVHCIYLTPQGQLFKQQNAKELALKEDICLLCGHYEGIDERVLEEIVDEYYSIGDYVLTGGELPSLVMIDAISRMVPGVLTNSESGEDESLENNLLEYPQYSRPETWNDRKVPSILLSGDHAKVDAWRKEQSILRTKERRPDLYAKYLESTVD; translated from the coding sequence ATGAAGTATTATATTTTAACCCTTTTCCCAGAAATGATAGAGGATGCCTTAAATACAAGTATTTTAGGTCGTGCCAAGAATGCAGGGGCTATTTCATTTGAGGCTGTAAATATTCGCGATTACACCCTTGATAAGCACAAAAAGGTAGATGACTATCCTTATGGTGGTGGTGCTGGCATGGTTATGCAGGCTCAGCCAATTTACGATGCTTATCAGGCTATTTGCAAGAAGGCAGGTCATAAGGTTCATTGCATTTACCTTACACCACAGGGACAGCTGTTTAAGCAACAGAATGCTAAGGAGCTTGCACTAAAAGAGGACATATGCTTATTATGCGGTCATTATGAGGGTATTGATGAGCGAGTTCTTGAAGAAATTGTTGATGAGTATTATTCAATCGGTGATTATGTTCTTACAGGTGGAGAGCTTCCTTCTCTTGTAATGATAGATGCAATTTCGCGAATGGTGCCAGGAGTGCTTACAAACTCTGAGTCAGGAGAGGATGAGTCATTAGAGAACAACTTGCTGGAATATCCTCAGTATTCACGTCCAGAGACCTGGAATGACAGGAAGGTTCCATCTATTTTATTATCTGGTGATCATGCTAAAGTTGATGCTTGGAGAAAAGAGCAATCAATTCTTCGTACAAAGGAAAGAAGACCGGATTTGTACGCAAAATATTTAGAATCAACGGTTGATTAA
- a CDS encoding ABC transporter permease, translating into MKKFVIRRLLLSIVILFFVSMIIYAIMRCMPTSFVEQKAMALSQKPGAKSYQEWLDQLNAAYGLDVGIVQGYLKWFVKLITQRDFGDSWYFNMPVLEKFSSVIWYSFALSLASFILEIFIAIPLGVIAARKQYSGADYAITVFALIGISLPSFFFATILKWIFAIKLQWFDLYGIVGRNYMNLSTGGKILDMAYHLILPAITLTIVSVGSLMRYTRTNMLEVLNADYIRTARAKGLSEKRVVNHHAFRNILIPIITLLGGTLPGLFGGAMITETLFQIPGIGYTSYQCIIQGDIPFVMFYMLFFAMLILLGNLIADILYAVVDPRVRVN; encoded by the coding sequence ATGAAGAAATTTGTGATCAGACGATTATTATTATCAATCGTAATCTTGTTCTTCGTATCGATGATTATCTATGCAATCATGAGATGCATGCCTACATCCTTCGTAGAACAGAAAGCTATGGCTCTTTCACAGAAGCCAGGAGCTAAGAGCTACCAGGAGTGGCTCGACCAATTAAATGCAGCCTATGGTCTTGATGTAGGTATTGTCCAGGGATATCTTAAATGGTTTGTTAAGCTTATCACTCAGCGTGATTTTGGAGATAGCTGGTACTTTAACATGCCTGTACTTGAGAAGTTTTCTAGTGTAATTTGGTATTCATTTGCACTTTCACTTGCTTCATTCATCCTTGAGATTTTTATTGCTATTCCTTTAGGTGTAATTGCTGCAAGAAAGCAGTATTCAGGTGCGGATTATGCCATTACTGTATTTGCTCTTATAGGTATTTCACTTCCAAGCTTTTTCTTCGCAACAATTCTTAAATGGATTTTTGCAATTAAGCTTCAGTGGTTTGACCTTTATGGTATTGTAGGTCGTAATTATATGAATCTTTCTACAGGTGGAAAGATTCTTGATATGGCATACCATCTTATACTTCCAGCTATTACACTTACTATTGTTTCAGTAGGTTCTTTAATGCGTTATACACGTACTAACATGCTAGAAGTACTTAATGCAGATTATATCCGTACAGCTCGTGCTAAGGGTCTTTCTGAAAAGAGAGTTGTAAATCATCACGCTTTTAGAAATATTCTTATTCCAATCATCACTCTTCTTGGTGGTACTTTGCCAGGACTTTTTGGTGGTGCTATGATTACTGAAACATTGTTCCAGATTCCAGGTATCGGATATACATCATATCAGTGTATTATTCAGGGAGATATCCCATTTGTAATGTTCTATATGTTATTCTTTGCAATGCTTATTCTTTTGGGCAACCTTATTGCAGATATTCTTTATGCTGTAGTTGACCCACGAGTAAGAGTAAATTAA
- a CDS encoding ABC transporter permease encodes MSEEKNLNNEELALDDANRVQVLSPGMMVAKRFFRNKLAITGLIIIACMFLFAFLGGVVVPYSQSEVFYTSEEMKKDYAGATEISEYQVFANEGEELPKDISSKLILALTKKEATITTRDGSTFALNELNNDIFEIASADGSKSLAYVCKLQAYAPEGGLVESGLTAAMVAARANDESSFEYNGATYTVEEHGSGTMVRNASGEDVAYVTSYSINAVENGVIISIDFREAVVAAISSKADSFEFDGEEYQISNKNGQYTITKYKNTSVINQFEAPSSKHLVGTDGNGMDLLARLMYGGRISLLIGFVVVAIELCLGIIVGGFAGYFGGWVDTLLMRLVDIIYCVPSMPLYLILGSIMDFYKVDAGIRIFYLCIVMGLIGWVGIARIIRGQILSLREQEFMTACEACGISIRRRVFKHLIPNVIPQLVVFASMDIGAVILAESTLSFLGLGVKYPAASWGNIINAVNDSYVMTNYLFVWIPAGILILLTVLAFNFIGDGLRDAFDPKMKR; translated from the coding sequence GTGAGCGAAGAGAAGAATTTAAATAATGAAGAGCTTGCACTTGATGATGCTAACCGCGTTCAGGTTCTTTCTCCTGGAATGATGGTTGCAAAGCGTTTCTTTAGAAACAAGCTTGCTATTACAGGTCTTATTATTATTGCCTGCATGTTTTTATTTGCATTTTTAGGTGGTGTAGTTGTTCCGTATTCTCAGTCAGAGGTTTTTTACACATCTGAGGAGATGAAGAAGGATTATGCTGGTGCTACAGAAATTTCAGAGTACCAGGTTTTTGCAAATGAGGGAGAAGAGCTTCCAAAGGATATCAGCTCTAAGCTTATCCTTGCTCTTACAAAGAAGGAAGCTACTATCACAACACGAGATGGTTCTACATTTGCTTTAAATGAGCTTAATAACGATATTTTTGAAATTGCCAGTGCTGATGGTAGCAAGAGTCTTGCTTATGTATGCAAGCTTCAGGCATACGCTCCAGAAGGTGGTTTGGTAGAGTCTGGACTTACAGCTGCAATGGTTGCTGCTAGAGCAAATGATGAGTCAAGCTTTGAGTACAATGGCGCAACTTATACAGTAGAAGAGCATGGCTCAGGTACTATGGTAAGAAATGCTTCCGGTGAGGATGTTGCATATGTTACATCTTACAGTATCAATGCTGTAGAAAATGGTGTTATTATTTCGATTGATTTCAGAGAGGCAGTTGTAGCGGCTATTTCTAGCAAGGCAGATTCTTTTGAATTCGATGGAGAGGAATATCAGATTTCTAATAAGAATGGTCAGTATACAATTACTAAATATAAGAATACTAGTGTAATCAACCAGTTTGAGGCACCATCTTCAAAGCACTTGGTTGGTACAGATGGAAACGGAATGGATCTTCTTGCTCGCCTTATGTACGGTGGTCGTATTTCCCTTCTTATTGGTTTTGTAGTAGTAGCAATTGAGCTTTGCCTTGGTATTATTGTTGGTGGCTTCGCTGGTTACTTTGGTGGATGGGTAGATACTCTTCTTATGAGACTTGTAGATATAATCTACTGTGTACCTTCAATGCCACTTTACCTTATCCTTGGTTCTATCATGGATTTCTATAAGGTTGATGCAGGAATACGTATTTTCTATCTTTGTATTGTAATGGGACTTATCGGTTGGGTAGGTATTGCCCGTATCATCAGAGGTCAGATTTTATCTCTTAGGGAACAGGAATTTATGACAGCCTGCGAGGCTTGTGGTATTAGCATTAGACGTCGTGTGTTCAAGCACCTTATTCCTAATGTTATTCCTCAGCTTGTAGTTTTTGCTTCTATGGATATCGGTGCTGTTATCCTTGCTGAGTCTACACTTTCATTCCTTGGACTTGGTGTTAAGTACCCAGCAGCTTCTTGGGGAAATATAATCAATGCTGTTAACGATTCTTACGTTATGACAAACTACTTATTCGTATGGATTCCAGCTGGTATTCTTATTCTCCTTACAGTACTTGCGTTTAACTTTATTGGTGACGGCCTTCGTGATGCTTTCGATCCAAAGATGAAGAGATAA
- a CDS encoding ABC transporter ATP-binding protein, producing the protein MSNEKDYILEVNHLKKYFPIKGGFFGGVTGNVKAVDDVSFKIERGTTMGLVGESGCGKSTTGRTILRLLEKTDGEVIFNGEDVNSKSKKELRELRTKMQIVFQDPYSSLSPRLPIGEIIGEAVREHGLVPAAEYDEYISKIMKECGLQEHHKDRYPHEFSGGQRQRVCIARALALNPDFIVCDEPVSALDVSIQAQVINLLRKLQKDRGLTYLFISHDLSVVEHISDTVGVMYLGGLVETGKTEDIFANPLHPYTKALFSAIPMPDPDYKKDRVILEGDIPSPANPPKGCKFHTRCSECMGICKEVAPESKDMGNGHIVRCHLYDDK; encoded by the coding sequence ATGAGTAACGAGAAAGACTACATCTTAGAAGTCAATCACCTTAAGAAATACTTCCCTATCAAGGGCGGCTTCTTTGGTGGTGTAACAGGAAACGTTAAGGCTGTAGATGACGTTTCATTTAAAATCGAAAGAGGTACTACAATGGGTCTCGTAGGTGAGTCTGGTTGTGGTAAGTCTACTACAGGACGTACAATTCTTCGTCTTCTTGAAAAGACTGATGGTGAAGTTATTTTTAACGGCGAGGATGTAAATTCAAAGAGCAAGAAGGAACTTAGAGAACTTCGTACAAAGATGCAGATTGTTTTCCAGGATCCATATTCTTCTCTTTCACCACGTCTTCCAATCGGTGAGATTATCGGTGAGGCAGTTAGAGAGCATGGTCTTGTTCCTGCTGCTGAATACGATGAATACATCTCAAAGATTATGAAGGAGTGTGGTCTTCAGGAGCACCATAAGGATAGATATCCTCATGAGTTCTCAGGTGGTCAGAGACAGCGTGTATGTATCGCTCGTGCACTTGCTCTTAATCCTGATTTCATCGTATGTGATGAGCCAGTATCTGCTCTTGATGTTTCTATTCAGGCACAGGTTATCAACCTTCTCAGAAAGCTTCAGAAGGATAGAGGCCTTACATACTTATTCATTTCACATGATCTTTCTGTAGTAGAGCATATCTCTGATACAGTTGGTGTTATGTACCTTGGCGGACTTGTTGAGACCGGTAAGACAGAGGACATTTTTGCAAATCCTCTTCATCCTTACACAAAGGCACTTTTCTCAGCTATTCCAATGCCAGATCCAGATTACAAGAAGGATAGAGTAATCCTTGAGGGTGATATTCCTTCACCAGCCAATCCACCTAAGGGATGTAAGTTCCACACAAGATGTTCAGAGTGTATGGGCATTTGTAAGGAAGTTGCTCCAGAGTCAAAGGATATGGGCAATGGACATATTGTAAGATGTCACCTTTATGATGATAAATAA
- the rplS gene encoding 50S ribosomal protein L19, whose translation MNANEIIRNIEAAELKAELPEFSVGDTVKVYGRIVEGNRTRTQVFEGTVIKRQGGSNRETFTVRKSSNGVGVEKTWPLHSPNVEKIEVVRKGKVRRAKLYYLRDLTGKKAKVKERI comes from the coding sequence ATGAACGCAAACGAGATTATTAGAAACATTGAAGCTGCAGAGCTTAAGGCTGAGCTTCCTGAGTTTTCAGTAGGAGACACAGTTAAGGTTTACGGCCGTATCGTCGAGGGTAACCGTACACGTACTCAGGTATTTGAGGGTACAGTTATTAAGAGACAGGGTGGCAGCAACCGTGAGACATTTACAGTACGTAAGTCATCAAACGGTGTTGGTGTTGAGAAGACATGGCCACTTCACAGCCCTAACGTTGAGAAGATCGAAGTAGTTCGTAAGGGTAAAGTTCGTAGAGCTAAGCTTTACTACCTCAGAGATCTCACAGGTAAGAAGGCAAAGGTTAAGGAGAGAATCTAA
- the ylqF gene encoding ribosome biogenesis GTPase YlqF — protein MEFQWYPGHMTKAKRQMQEDIKLIDLVIEVIDARCPVSSRNPDINGLANGKLRLILLNKSDLADKSVNQKWIEYFKAQGFYCVELDSRDRKNMKGVQATLDEVCAAKFERDRKRGIKNRPVRAMVVGIPNVGKSTFINSFAGRAVAKTGNKPGVTKGKQWIKLNKSVELLDTPGILWPKFEDNTVGLHLAFIGSINDAIIETRELALELADFLKDNYPGVMNKRYEVSEDAVNHEIITEIAAKRNFVKKGSELDFDKASQVLIDEFRNGSLGNISLERP, from the coding sequence ATGGAATTTCAATGGTATCCAGGGCATATGACCAAAGCCAAGCGTCAGATGCAGGAAGATATTAAACTTATAGATTTGGTTATTGAGGTTATCGATGCGAGATGCCCGGTTTCCAGCAGGAATCCTGATATAAATGGACTAGCCAATGGAAAGCTTAGACTGATTCTTTTGAACAAGTCTGATTTGGCGGATAAGTCTGTTAATCAGAAATGGATTGAGTATTTTAAAGCACAGGGGTTTTATTGTGTAGAACTTGACTCCCGCGACAGAAAGAATATGAAGGGCGTGCAGGCTACTCTTGATGAGGTTTGCGCTGCAAAGTTTGAGCGTGACAGGAAGCGTGGAATCAAAAACAGACCTGTTAGGGCTATGGTTGTTGGTATTCCTAATGTAGGAAAATCCACATTCATTAATTCCTTTGCAGGACGTGCAGTAGCTAAGACAGGCAATAAGCCAGGTGTTACAAAAGGAAAGCAATGGATTAAGCTTAATAAATCTGTAGAGCTTCTTGATACTCCAGGTATTCTTTGGCCAAAGTTTGAGGATAATACAGTTGGATTGCATTTGGCGTTTATCGGTTCCATTAACGATGCAATCATAGAGACAAGAGAGCTTGCCCTTGAGCTTGCTGATTTTCTTAAGGATAATTATCCAGGCGTTATGAATAAAAGATACGAGGTTAGTGAGGATGCTGTGAATCATGAAATTATCACTGAGATTGCAGCAAAGCGTAACTTTGTAAAGAAGGGGTCAGAGCTTGATTTTGATAAGGCATCGCAGGTTTTAATTGATGAATTCAGAAACGGAAGTTTAGGAAATATATCACTTGAAAGGCCATAA
- the lepB gene encoding signal peptidase I, whose translation MIFSKRKSFLDKKTVKRKDGLNFRRRRRKIDFDKVRYIGILAGELAVVIACAYGVVVCFGKQVECSNASMEPTYQTSDVLLINTVAYKLSKPETGDVIAFKPRSNVNASFSVKRIIATPGDTIYINNGRIYLNDELYKENLEVERIENPGIAATPITLMDNQYFVLGDNRNSSEDSRYESVGFVTNEDILGKVWMRYPF comes from the coding sequence ATGATTTTTTCAAAAAGAAAAAGTTTTTTAGATAAGAAAACCGTCAAAAGAAAAGACGGATTGAACTTTCGACGCAGGCGTAGAAAGATTGATTTCGACAAGGTTAGATATATAGGGATTCTGGCTGGAGAGCTTGCGGTAGTTATTGCCTGCGCTTATGGTGTGGTTGTATGCTTTGGTAAGCAGGTTGAATGCTCGAATGCTTCAATGGAGCCTACTTATCAGACTTCAGATGTTTTGCTTATTAATACTGTAGCTTATAAGCTTTCAAAGCCAGAGACGGGTGATGTTATTGCTTTCAAGCCTAGGTCAAATGTTAATGCCAGCTTTAGTGTGAAGCGTATCATAGCGACGCCTGGTGACACTATATATATCAATAATGGGCGTATTTATTTAAATGACGAGCTCTACAAGGAAAATCTTGAGGTCGAGCGAATTGAAAATCCTGGCATTGCAGCAACTCCAATCACTTTAATGGATAATCAATATTTTGTTCTTGGAGACAATCGTAATTCTTCTGAGGATTCCAGATATGAGAGTGTTGGTTTTGTTACAAACGAGGATATTTTAGGAAAAGTTTGGATGAGATATCCATTTTAA
- a CDS encoding ABC transporter ATP-binding protein — protein MAKKNVNYISAKESRKISKENRKITKEFEAKRNRKHIPEEEYITKMKNPENCVEFDDVHTYFFTDIGTVKAVDGVSFNVPQGKTVGIVGESGCGKSVTSLSMLQLVQRPQGQTVSGEIRFNSGDECVNVVNAPASKMQELRGNKMAMIFQEPMTALNPVFRVGAQIDEVIKLHRPEMSDEEIKNRTIEMLGMVGIANKEGVYSMYPHELSGGMRQRICIAMALACEPKLIVADEPTTALDVTIQAQILDLLRDLKDRINSSIMLITHDLGVVAEMADYVVVMYAGRVVEKGTAREIFKDPRHPYTIGLMKSKPVVGQKVDELYSIPGSVPNPVNMPDYCYFKDRCDMCMECCNGEFPEEYYISDTHMVRCYRCKEEGERHE, from the coding sequence ATGGCAAAGAAAAATGTAAATTATATATCAGCCAAGGAATCCCGTAAGATTTCAAAAGAGAATCGAAAGATTACTAAGGAATTCGAGGCTAAGAGAAATAGAAAGCATATTCCAGAAGAGGAATATATTACAAAGATGAAGAACCCAGAGAACTGTGTTGAGTTCGATGATGTTCATACATACTTCTTTACTGATATCGGAACAGTAAAGGCTGTAGATGGTGTTTCATTTAACGTGCCACAGGGTAAGACTGTTGGTATCGTAGGTGAGTCTGGTTGCGGAAAATCAGTTACATCACTTTCTATGCTTCAGCTTGTACAGCGTCCACAGGGGCAGACAGTTTCAGGTGAAATTCGTTTCAACTCTGGTGATGAGTGCGTTAATGTTGTTAATGCTCCAGCATCAAAGATGCAGGAGCTTCGCGGAAACAAAATGGCTATGATTTTCCAGGAGCCAATGACAGCACTTAATCCTGTATTTAGAGTAGGTGCTCAGATTGACGAGGTTATCAAGCTTCATCGTCCAGAGATGAGCGATGAGGAGATTAAGAATCGTACAATCGAGATGCTTGGTATGGTTGGTATCGCTAATAAAGAAGGTGTTTACTCAATGTATCCTCACGAGCTTTCAGGCGGTATGAGACAGCGTATTTGTATCGCTATGGCACTTGCCTGCGAGCCAAAGCTTATCGTAGCTGACGAGCCTACAACAGCTCTTGATGTTACTATCCAGGCGCAGATTCTTGACCTCCTTCGCGATCTTAAGGACAGAATCAACAGCTCAATCATGCTTATCACACACGACCTTGGTGTTGTAGCTGAGATGGCAGATTATGTTGTTGTTATGTATGCTGGTCGTGTAGTTGAAAAGGGTACAGCAAGAGAAATCTTCAAGGACCCACGTCATCCTTACACAATTGGTCTAATGAAGTCTAAGCCAGTTGTTGGACAGAAGGTAGATGAGCTTTACTCAATCCCTGGTTCTGTTCCAAACCCAGTTAACATGCCAGATTATTGTTATTTTAAAGATAGATGTGATATGTGTATGGAATGCTGCAATGGCGAGTTCCCAGAGGAATACTATATCTCAGATACACATATGGTAAGATGTTACAGATGCAAAGAGGAGGGTGAGAGACATGAGTAA
- the rimM gene encoding ribosome maturation factor RimM (Essential for efficient processing of 16S rRNA) — protein MEELFQVGSITQTHGIKGEVKVFPLTDDITRFKGMKHLLLDGGKDGYIELEVENVRPQKNLVILKFKGIDNINDIEKFKGKGLYVTKDNRVELKKDEYFIADLIGCDVYTDENPDEKFGVISDVMETGANDVYDIELINGGNVLLPAIKDCILKVDVDARRVDIHLLKGLMD, from the coding sequence TTGGAAGAATTATTTCAGGTCGGTTCAATAACACAGACACATGGTATAAAAGGTGAGGTTAAGGTATTTCCTCTTACTGATGATATTACCCGTTTTAAGGGTATGAAGCATCTTCTTTTGGATGGTGGTAAGGATGGCTATATTGAGCTTGAGGTAGAGAATGTCCGTCCACAGAAGAATCTTGTTATCCTTAAGTTTAAGGGAATTGATAATATCAATGATATTGAAAAATTTAAAGGCAAGGGCCTTTATGTTACAAAGGATAATCGTGTAGAACTTAAGAAGGATGAGTATTTCATTGCTGATTTAATTGGATGTGATGTATATACAGATGAGAATCCTGATGAGAAGTTCGGTGTGATTTCTGATGTAATGGAGACAGGGGCGAATGATGTCTATGATATTGAGCTTATAAATGGAGGAAATGTTCTTCTTCCTGCTATCAAGGACTGTATCTTGAAGGTAGATGTGGATGCACGTCGAGTAGATATACATTTATTGAAGGGATTGATGGATTAG